In the genome of Variibacter gotjawalensis, one region contains:
- a CDS encoding fimbria/pilus outer membrane usher protein — MAGRKLELIGSFFQRRDGSLTAKRRELEGLGLKVPDRFAAEDDVALSDLPGLTYRFDEPGQSIDFTVADTGRIATEYNLRGSATGPAPVGASGTGAVLNYSLFGAAGRDQSVGWLYQGASASFDARVYGPLGVLSQTALVTSNALYDNRASAVRLETAWTYTDTKSLITYRAGDTISGALAWTRPIRMGGFQMQRNFAVRPDLVTLPLPSVSGSAAVPTTVDVYVNNVRTVSQDVNAGPFRLTNVPIVGGNGTARVVVRDASGNTSEQSLPFFVSPDLLRGGLHDFSVEVGFPRLYYGTYSDLYSGELAGSASGRYGVTDFFTVQAHGEGTRGLANGGLGAAFAVSNLALFNVAGAGSWHEGRYGGQVFASFETRIWGVSFYASTLRTIGDYEDLASVTAQPLLFGASQVAASSQGYLGGLSATLNSFRPPKAVDRISIGMPVAAIKGSVNLSYVHLQQALGETNNIVSATYTRPLPYNGSFFATAFTDVSRPRNLSVFAGVSFPLNADVLNRNLPESLTRDVIVSSGVNAGPDGVTVGSEITKPLRQEPGSFGYRIRDTEGARVQQQRLVALGYRGNNGQITATAMQTPNGLYGTGQLEGSVVVAGGSVFFGNRIDDAFAIVNAGAPNVDVLFDNRRVAQSGSDGKALVAGLRAYQNNKVAIDTTNLPLTAAVDTTQEYVAPRDRSGVVVDFGVKATTPSAIVILNGQDGKPLAAGLRGTTAEGEGFVVGYDGRAYISKLQPANAVTVNLDPATCTATFPFAPQADAIATIGPIACQ, encoded by the coding sequence ATGGCTGGTCGCAAGCTCGAATTGATCGGCAGTTTTTTCCAGCGCCGCGATGGTTCGCTGACGGCCAAGCGCCGCGAACTCGAAGGCCTCGGCCTCAAAGTGCCGGACCGCTTCGCGGCGGAAGACGATGTCGCGCTCAGCGATCTCCCCGGCCTGACCTACCGCTTCGACGAGCCGGGACAGTCGATCGATTTCACGGTGGCGGATACGGGCCGCATCGCCACGGAGTACAATCTGCGCGGCTCGGCGACCGGCCCCGCGCCGGTCGGTGCCAGCGGCACGGGCGCGGTGCTCAATTATTCGCTGTTCGGCGCGGCCGGACGCGATCAATCGGTCGGCTGGCTCTATCAAGGCGCGTCGGCTTCGTTCGACGCGCGCGTTTACGGACCGCTCGGCGTGCTCTCGCAAACCGCGCTCGTGACCTCGAACGCGCTCTACGACAATCGCGCATCGGCCGTACGCCTCGAGACCGCGTGGACTTACACAGACACAAAATCGCTCATCACCTATCGCGCCGGCGACACGATCTCCGGCGCGCTGGCGTGGACGCGTCCGATCCGCATGGGCGGCTTTCAGATGCAGCGCAATTTCGCCGTCCGCCCGGACCTCGTGACGTTGCCGCTGCCGAGTGTCAGCGGCAGCGCGGCCGTGCCGACGACGGTCGACGTCTACGTCAACAACGTGCGCACCGTATCGCAGGACGTCAACGCGGGCCCGTTTCGTTTGACCAACGTGCCGATTGTCGGCGGTAACGGCACGGCACGGGTTGTCGTGCGCGATGCATCCGGCAATACGAGCGAGCAGTCTCTGCCGTTTTTCGTCTCGCCGGACCTTTTGCGTGGCGGCCTGCATGACTTCTCGGTCGAGGTGGGCTTTCCGCGCCTCTATTACGGCACATACTCGGACCTCTATTCCGGCGAGCTCGCGGGCTCCGCCAGCGGGCGTTATGGCGTGACGGATTTCTTCACCGTGCAGGCGCACGGGGAGGGGACGAGGGGCCTTGCCAATGGCGGCCTCGGCGCCGCTTTCGCGGTTTCGAACCTCGCACTCTTCAATGTCGCCGGTGCCGGCAGCTGGCATGAAGGCCGCTACGGCGGCCAAGTCTTCGCATCGTTCGAGACACGCATCTGGGGTGTCTCCTTCTACGCCTCCACGTTGCGCACCATCGGCGACTATGAGGACCTTGCGTCCGTTACCGCGCAGCCGTTGCTGTTCGGCGCGTCGCAAGTTGCCGCGTCCAGCCAAGGCTACCTTGGCGGGCTGTCCGCCACGCTCAATTCGTTTCGCCCGCCCAAAGCGGTTGACCGCATTTCGATCGGCATGCCGGTCGCCGCGATTAAGGGCTCGGTCAACTTGAGCTACGTGCACCTGCAACAGGCGCTTGGCGAGACCAACAACATCGTCAGCGCGACCTATACGCGCCCGCTGCCCTACAACGGATCGTTCTTCGCCACGGCGTTCACGGACGTCTCGCGACCGCGAAACCTGAGCGTCTTCGCGGGTGTGTCGTTTCCGCTCAACGCCGATGTGCTGAACCGTAATCTCCCCGAAAGCCTGACGCGCGACGTGATCGTATCGTCGGGTGTGAACGCGGGGCCGGACGGCGTGACGGTCGGCTCCGAAATCACCAAGCCGCTGCGGCAAGAGCCGGGCAGTTTCGGCTATCGCATCCGCGACACCGAAGGCGCGCGCGTCCAGCAGCAGCGCCTCGTCGCGCTCGGCTATCGAGGCAACAACGGCCAGATCACTGCGACCGCGATGCAGACGCCGAACGGACTTTACGGCACCGGCCAACTCGAAGGCTCGGTGGTCGTCGCGGGCGGCAGCGTCTTCTTCGGCAATCGTATCGACGACGCCTTCGCGATCGTCAACGCGGGCGCCCCGAATGTCGACGTGCTCTTCGACAACCGGCGCGTCGCGCAATCCGGCTCCGACGGCAAGGCGCTCGTCGCCGGACTGCGTGCATATCAGAACAACAAAGTCGCCATCGACACGACGAACTTGCCGCTTACGGCCGCCGTCGACACCACGCAGGAATATGTCGCGCCGCGCGACCGCTCGGGCGTCGTCGTCGATTTCGGCGTCAAAGCGACGACGCCGTCCGCCATCGTGATCCTGAATGGCCAGGACGGAAAGCCACTCGCCGCAGGGCTTCGCGGCACGACCGCGGAAGGCGAGGGTTTCGTCGTCGGTTATGACGGCCGCGCTTACATCTCGAAACTTCAGCCGGCCAACGCCGTGACGGTCAATCTCGATCCGGCGACGTGCACGGCGACATTCCCGTTCGCTCCGCAAGCAGACGCAATCGCAACGATCGGGCCGATCGCATGTCAGTGA
- a CDS encoding Csu type fimbrial protein, with protein sequence MSVIRRIAMLVGVVLALCFIAAPIAQAQSCSVSITNVAFGDVDVTLNTVIDVQATVSVTCSTLLGVRVCIDIGAGTGGGTNAANRRMINGANSLNYGLFSDPGRTVPWGSSRWPAGGGTDVFIDMNSGTQTRTLYARLYAGQQTALPLLYASTFTGLEASIRYGLLSGLLGCSLLTTTSSTTFTATANVPKTCRVSAGNINFGSNGLLLTNIDQASALSSTCTNTTPYWIGLNGGLQGATNPTQRKMMKGLEFVLYGLYRDNARSLPWGSTNGTNTVSGTGSGFAQPAQIFGRVAPQATPSPGGYQDTVVATINY encoded by the coding sequence ATGTCAGTGATCCGCCGCATCGCGATGCTCGTCGGCGTTGTCTTAGCGCTCTGCTTCATCGCCGCGCCGATTGCGCAGGCGCAATCGTGTTCTGTGTCGATAACCAACGTTGCGTTTGGCGATGTCGACGTGACGCTGAACACAGTCATCGACGTGCAGGCAACTGTCAGCGTGACCTGCTCTACTTTGCTCGGCGTGCGAGTCTGTATCGATATCGGTGCCGGCACAGGCGGCGGAACGAACGCGGCCAACCGGCGCATGATCAACGGTGCGAACTCGCTGAACTATGGGCTGTTCAGCGATCCGGGGCGTACCGTGCCGTGGGGGTCGAGCCGATGGCCCGCCGGTGGCGGCACAGATGTTTTCATCGACATGAACAGCGGCACCCAAACGAGAACGCTTTATGCTCGGCTCTACGCTGGCCAACAAACGGCATTGCCGCTCCTCTATGCGAGTACTTTTACGGGCCTCGAAGCCAGCATTCGCTACGGACTGCTGTCGGGACTACTTGGCTGTTCGCTGTTGACGACGACGTCCTCGACTACATTTACGGCGACAGCCAATGTGCCTAAGACATGCCGCGTCAGCGCGGGGAACATCAATTTCGGTTCGAACGGATTGCTGCTGACAAACATCGATCAGGCATCCGCTTTGTCATCGACCTGCACCAACACGACGCCGTATTGGATCGGACTCAACGGCGGCCTGCAGGGCGCAACCAACCCGACGCAACGCAAAATGATGAAAGGGCTGGAGTTCGTTCTTTACGGCCTCTATCGCGACAACGCGCGATCGCTGCCGTGGGGATCGACCAACGGCACTAACACTGTATCCGGCACCGGCAGTGGTTTCGCACAGCCGGCACAGATTTTCGGTCGCGTCGCTCCGCAGGCGACGCCTTCGCCAGGGGGTTATCAAGATACGGTCGTTGCCACGATCAATTATTAG
- a CDS encoding HD domain-containing protein: MNLPWLLTSVPLAADGRNDPIDEHDDWARRDRGHPAFSPLVEQAANFAEYAHRFQKWGLTNRPYSDHLAEVASIVASAGLRDEAVAAAWLHDVIALCGVDASTLGELFGSDVALLATEVTDSPLDSGPRRFRKETDRERMAVASGEAQTIKAAEMISEIQAVVVHNPQGLADVYARECRDMIGVLFFADHRVLATAIDAVERAEQVLPLAS; encoded by the coding sequence GTGAACCTGCCCTGGCTATTGACGTCCGTTCCGCTCGCAGCGGACGGGCGCAACGACCCTATCGACGAGCACGATGACTGGGCTCGCCGCGACCGCGGCCACCCGGCGTTCTCGCCGTTGGTCGAGCAGGCTGCCAACTTCGCCGAGTATGCGCACCGCTTCCAGAAGTGGGGCCTGACGAACCGGCCGTATTCGGATCATCTTGCCGAAGTCGCCTCCATCGTTGCATCCGCCGGTCTCCGCGACGAAGCTGTCGCGGCAGCTTGGTTGCACGACGTCATCGCGCTGTGCGGCGTTGACGCATCGACCCTTGGAGAATTGTTCGGTTCCGATGTCGCGCTTCTGGCGACCGAGGTGACGGACTCGCCGCTGGACAGCGGTCCGCGTCGCTTCAGGAAAGAGACGGACCGCGAGCGTATGGCCGTGGCCAGCGGCGAAGCGCAGACGATCAAGGCTGCCGAGATGATTAGCGAGATCCAGGCCGTCGTTGTGCACAACCCGCAAGGCCTGGCTGACGTTTACGCGCGCGAATGCCGCGACATGATCGGCGTTTTGTTCTTCGCCGATCACCGTGTCCTCGCCACAGCTATCGACGCTGTCGAGCGCGCCGAGCAGGTTTTGCCGCTGGCAAGCTGA
- a CDS encoding aminotransferase class I/II-fold pyridoxal phosphate-dependent enzyme, translating to MIAQTSSEAQQAPSSRHRSIWDTRSEGWIDLVDHLSQLAILPADAADRESRFQRVRELVAALAPIESYFAFPGGRVFSELSTWIDRSEFARAHQTARRIHRVLVARTYRHDAGSLEGDGELPSQIETDAERLAQLTRPYFEVLVVDELSGSEESAIRRRVQRKRRVDDAFIFDIVVVPSFEDALIATLVNFNIQAVVIRNGFPHRSIYHNALLRRFLDGLDANIEKLPEFERGPRLGREIAKLRPELDLYLVTDVKVEDIAASAGEVFKRVFLGEEDHVELYDSIIQGVGERHQAPFFDALREYAKQPTGVFHALPLARGKSILNSSWIGDLSQFYGMNLFMAETSATSGGLDSLLDPVGPLKVAQEYAARAFGARRTYLATNGTSTCNKVVVQALVRPDDIVLVDRNCHKSHHYGLVLAGAQVAYLDSYPLDNYSMYGAVPIRHIKETLLSFKKAGTLDRVRMVLLTNCTFDGIVYDVERVMMECLAIKPDLVFLWDEAWFAFARCHPVYRQRTGMATAARLTETFKDPEYAKRFAEFSADFDWDDDEALLNTRLIPDPAKARIRVYATQSTHKTLTSLRQGSMIHIWDQDFRDKTEEAFHEAYMTHTSTSPNYQILASLDVGRRQVELEGYEMVQRQLELAQSLRDQVTNHPLLSRYFHFLCVSELVPSEYRTSTVDSYFCNETGWDNFEAAWRDDEFALDPTRATLAIGATGLDGDTFKNKELMDKYGIQINKTSRNTVLFMTNIGSTRSSVAYLIEVLVKIAREADQRIADMSGIERRIHEKKVRSLTHEHPPLPDFSSFHDAFRERGAASTTRDGNIRSAFFLSYDDHNCEYVGMAEAADLIKAGRELVSALFVIPYPPGFPILVPGQVISAEILEFMTKLDVREIHGFRPELGFRIFSEAALAAAAQTKPRLVVVQGKDAA from the coding sequence ATGATTGCCCAAACCTCGAGCGAAGCTCAGCAAGCGCCGTCCAGCCGCCATCGCAGCATTTGGGATACGCGTTCGGAAGGCTGGATCGATCTCGTCGATCATCTCAGTCAACTCGCGATCCTGCCGGCCGATGCGGCCGACCGCGAAAGCCGCTTCCAGCGCGTCCGCGAGCTGGTCGCAGCTTTGGCGCCTATCGAGAGCTATTTTGCCTTTCCGGGCGGCCGTGTTTTCAGCGAATTGAGCACCTGGATCGATCGTAGCGAATTTGCGCGGGCTCACCAGACGGCGCGCCGCATCCATCGCGTGTTGGTTGCGCGGACCTATCGGCACGACGCCGGTTCGCTCGAGGGTGATGGCGAGCTGCCGTCGCAGATCGAGACGGACGCCGAGCGCCTGGCGCAACTGACGCGGCCGTATTTCGAGGTTCTGGTTGTCGACGAACTGTCGGGCAGTGAGGAAAGCGCGATCCGCCGCCGCGTGCAGCGTAAGCGCCGCGTCGACGACGCCTTTATCTTCGACATTGTCGTGGTTCCGAGCTTCGAAGACGCACTGATCGCGACGCTCGTTAATTTCAACATTCAGGCCGTGGTGATCCGCAACGGCTTCCCGCACCGCTCGATCTACCACAATGCTTTGCTGCGCCGTTTTCTCGACGGTCTGGATGCGAATATCGAGAAGTTGCCGGAATTCGAGCGTGGCCCGCGTCTCGGCCGAGAGATCGCCAAGCTCCGTCCGGAACTCGACCTCTACCTCGTGACTGACGTGAAAGTCGAAGACATCGCGGCGAGCGCCGGCGAAGTGTTCAAGCGGGTCTTCCTCGGCGAGGAAGACCACGTCGAACTTTACGACTCGATCATCCAGGGCGTCGGCGAGCGCCACCAGGCGCCGTTCTTCGACGCGCTCCGTGAATATGCCAAGCAGCCGACCGGCGTCTTCCACGCCTTGCCGCTCGCCCGCGGCAAATCGATCCTGAATTCGAGCTGGATCGGCGATCTCTCGCAGTTCTACGGCATGAACCTCTTCATGGCCGAGACGTCCGCCACGTCGGGCGGCCTCGACTCGCTGCTCGACCCTGTCGGCCCGCTGAAGGTGGCGCAGGAATACGCCGCGCGCGCTTTCGGCGCCCGCCGCACGTATCTGGCAACCAACGGAACCTCGACCTGCAATAAGGTCGTCGTGCAGGCGCTGGTGCGGCCGGACGATATCGTCCTGGTCGATCGCAACTGTCACAAGTCGCACCACTACGGCCTGGTGCTGGCCGGTGCACAGGTCGCGTATCTCGATTCGTATCCGCTCGATAACTACTCGATGTATGGCGCGGTGCCGATCCGCCACATCAAGGAGACGCTGCTCAGCTTCAAGAAGGCAGGCACGCTCGATCGCGTCCGCATGGTGCTGCTGACCAACTGTACGTTCGACGGCATCGTCTACGACGTCGAGCGCGTCATGATGGAATGCTTGGCGATCAAGCCTGATCTCGTCTTCCTGTGGGACGAAGCCTGGTTCGCGTTCGCGCGCTGCCACCCGGTCTACCGCCAGCGCACCGGCATGGCGACGGCCGCGCGCCTCACCGAGACGTTCAAGGATCCCGAATACGCGAAGCGCTTTGCCGAGTTCAGCGCCGACTTCGATTGGGACGACGACGAGGCTCTCCTCAACACGCGTCTCATTCCGGATCCGGCCAAGGCCCGCATCCGCGTTTACGCGACGCAGTCGACGCACAAGACGCTGACGTCGCTGCGCCAGGGCTCGATGATCCACATCTGGGATCAGGATTTCCGCGACAAGACCGAGGAGGCCTTCCACGAGGCCTATATGACGCACACCTCGACGTCGCCGAACTACCAGATCCTGGCGTCGCTCGATGTCGGCCGCCGTCAGGTCGAACTCGAAGGCTACGAGATGGTGCAGCGCCAGCTCGAACTCGCGCAAAGTCTGCGCGATCAAGTCACCAATCACCCGCTGCTCAGCCGCTATTTCCACTTCCTTTGCGTGTCGGAACTCGTGCCGTCCGAATATCGGACGTCCACGGTCGACTCCTATTTCTGCAACGAAACCGGCTGGGACAATTTCGAGGCAGCGTGGCGCGACGATGAGTTCGCGCTCGACCCGACTCGCGCGACGCTCGCTATCGGCGCGACCGGTCTCGACGGCGACACGTTCAAGAACAAGGAGCTGATGGACAAATACGGCATTCAGATCAACAAGACGTCGCGCAACACCGTGCTGTTCATGACCAACATCGGCAGCACGCGCTCGTCCGTGGCGTATCTGATCGAAGTGCTGGTGAAGATCGCGCGTGAAGCCGATCAGCGCATCGCGGACATGAGCGGGATCGAGCGCCGAATCCATGAAAAGAAAGTGCGTTCCCTCACGCACGAACATCCGCCGTTGCCTGACTTTTCGAGCTTCCACGACGCGTTCCGCGAACGCGGCGCTGCAAGCACCACGCGCGACGGAAACATCCGCAGCGCGTTCTTCCTCTCCTATGACGATCACAACTGCGAATACGTCGGCATGGCGGAAGCGGCGGACTTGATTAAAGCCGGCCGAGAGCTTGTCTCGGCTCTATTCGTCATTCCGTATCCGCCCGGCTTCCCGATTTTGGTGCCGGGGCAGGTGATCAGCGCCGAGATCTTGGAGTTCATGACCAAGCTCGACGTGCGCGAGATCCACGGCTTCCGTCCCGAACTCGGCTTCCGCATTTTCAGCGAAGCCGCGTTAGCCGCGGCCGCTCAAACGAAACCGCGCCTTGTGGTCGTGCAGGGTAAGGACGCCGCGTAG
- a CDS encoding biotin carboxylase — protein MKTISNIADLRVTMHRNEKPIYFISATNFNLLGIDEWVSNFKFINYIDCFDGRHPNVFVPSEIPHDQFESIEDINNYLLQHKEVIDHIKKRGGRAAAAFLMFDEKTEEICEELGIEVWFPKASLRQRCDNKMETVRIGNKAGVQSVPNTLASAKTYEELIAAAEAANLGTDLVVQTAFGDSGHTTFFISSEDDYTKHAEEIAADDEVKIMKRIKCRGATMEACATRSGTLVGPLLTEVVGRKELTPYKGGWCGNEIFPGAFSETIRQKARDMAYRFGNQLTEEGYRGYFDLDFLIDEEDDEVYLGELNPRICGASSMTNHAAFAYADAPLFLFHLMEFSGIDYKIDVEELNNRWAQEDFIDSWSQLVIKATEDIVDIVTHAPPTGIYRMADDGSVSYDRFDYHRSAIESESEAFFLRITGPGDYRYEGADLGILITRGRSMNNDFDLNDRARNWIKGIKRLYASKPLLEPQREEAPTAGSFKIL, from the coding sequence ATGAAGACAATTTCCAACATTGCCGATCTGCGCGTCACGATGCATCGGAACGAGAAGCCGATCTATTTCATCTCGGCGACGAACTTCAATCTCCTCGGCATCGACGAGTGGGTCAGCAACTTCAAGTTCATCAACTACATCGATTGTTTCGATGGGCGTCACCCGAACGTCTTCGTGCCGTCGGAAATTCCGCACGATCAGTTCGAGAGCATCGAGGACATCAACAACTATCTGCTGCAGCACAAGGAAGTTATCGATCACATCAAGAAGCGCGGCGGCCGCGCCGCCGCAGCGTTCCTGATGTTCGATGAGAAGACCGAGGAGATTTGCGAAGAGCTCGGCATCGAGGTCTGGTTCCCAAAGGCCTCGCTTCGCCAGCGCTGCGACAACAAGATGGAAACCGTGCGCATCGGCAACAAGGCGGGTGTGCAGTCGGTGCCGAACACGCTCGCATCGGCGAAGACCTACGAAGAGCTGATCGCGGCCGCCGAAGCAGCCAATCTCGGCACCGATCTGGTTGTTCAGACGGCGTTCGGTGACTCCGGCCACACGACATTCTTCATCTCGAGCGAAGACGATTACACCAAGCACGCCGAGGAGATCGCGGCGGACGATGAAGTCAAAATCATGAAACGGATCAAGTGCCGCGGCGCCACGATGGAAGCCTGCGCGACACGATCCGGCACGCTTGTCGGACCGCTTCTCACCGAGGTCGTCGGCCGCAAGGAACTCACGCCCTACAAGGGCGGCTGGTGCGGCAACGAAATCTTCCCGGGCGCATTCTCGGAGACGATCCGGCAGAAGGCGCGCGACATGGCTTACCGCTTCGGCAATCAGCTGACCGAAGAGGGCTATCGCGGCTACTTCGATCTCGACTTCCTCATCGACGAGGAAGACGACGAGGTTTATCTCGGCGAGCTCAACCCGCGCATCTGTGGCGCCAGCTCGATGACCAATCACGCAGCCTTCGCTTACGCCGATGCGCCGTTATTCCTCTTCCACCTCATGGAATTCTCGGGCATCGACTACAAGATCGATGTCGAGGAACTCAACAATCGCTGGGCCCAGGAGGACTTTATCGACTCCTGGTCGCAGCTCGTGATCAAGGCGACAGAGGATATCGTCGACATCGTCACGCATGCGCCGCCGACCGGTATCTACCGCATGGCCGACGACGGCTCGGTGTCGTACGATCGCTTCGACTACCATCGCAGCGCAATCGAGTCGGAGAGCGAGGCGTTTTTCCTGCGCATCACGGGGCCGGGCGACTATCGCTACGAGGGTGCCGATCTTGGCATCCTGATCACGCGCGGCCGATCGATGAATAACGACTTCGATCTCAACGACCGCGCGCGGAACTGGATCAAAGGCATCAAGCGTCTTTATGCATCGAAGCCTTTACTCGAACCGCAGCGCGAAGAAGCGCCAACCGCCGGCTCCTTCAAGATCCTCTAA
- a CDS encoding C45 family autoproteolytic acyltransferase/hydolase — translation MDLLFEAIDEDMPGAKWRRVFDRHWHAYSRWFIRDGVRSRPTYLASLKALREHMPELLPAYEAIVAAAGGGDLEARFLSMWCPPVYVGGCSQALVGGATPALIRNYDYSPRLFEGTVLGSRFNGKRVVAMVDCLWGALDGVNENGLCVSLSFGGRTEAGDGFGIPIVLRYVLEFATNTAEAIAILRRVPVHMSYSVALLDAGGNHATVYVNPDRPAEVLERRVSTNHQRRVEWQRHAETTRTVERAAALDQAVALSSDPQGVLAAFLQPPVYQTSYGHGYGTLYTAFYRPQDASVELIWPGQSWRHACSHVQEGVRTIRFMDESPVA, via the coding sequence ATGGACCTGCTGTTCGAAGCCATCGACGAAGACATGCCCGGCGCGAAATGGCGCCGGGTGTTCGATCGTCATTGGCACGCCTATAGCCGTTGGTTCATCCGCGACGGTGTCCGCTCTCGCCCGACTTACCTCGCAAGCCTCAAGGCGCTGCGCGAGCATATGCCGGAATTGCTCCCGGCCTATGAGGCGATCGTCGCGGCAGCCGGCGGCGGCGATCTCGAGGCGCGGTTTCTGTCGATGTGGTGCCCGCCGGTTTATGTCGGCGGTTGCTCGCAGGCTCTCGTCGGCGGAGCGACCCCGGCGCTGATCCGCAACTACGATTATAGCCCGCGCCTGTTCGAAGGCACGGTGCTCGGCTCACGCTTCAACGGCAAGCGCGTCGTCGCGATGGTGGATTGCCTGTGGGGCGCGCTCGACGGCGTGAACGAGAATGGGCTCTGCGTTTCGCTCTCGTTCGGTGGCCGCACCGAGGCGGGCGACGGCTTCGGCATCCCGATCGTGCTGCGCTACGTGCTGGAATTCGCCACCAACACCGCGGAGGCAATCGCGATCCTCCGGCGCGTGCCGGTGCACATGTCGTATTCCGTCGCGTTGCTCGACGCAGGCGGCAATCACGCAACCGTCTACGTCAATCCGGATCGCCCGGCCGAAGTGCTCGAACGGCGCGTTTCCACCAATCATCAGCGTCGCGTCGAGTGGCAGCGCCATGCCGAGACGACGCGAACCGTCGAGCGCGCCGCTGCGCTGGATCAGGCCGTCGCCCTGAGCAGCGACCCGCAAGGCGTTCTCGCAGCCTTCCTCCAGCCGCCTGTCTACCAGACATCTTACGGACACGGTTACGGCACGCTCTACACGGCTTTCTATCGCCCGCAGGACGCATCGGTCGAATTGATCTGGCCGGGCCAGAGCTGGCGACACGCGTGCTCGCATGTCCAAGAGGGCGTGCGCACCATCCGCTTCATGGACGAAAGCCCGGTCGCTTGA
- a CDS encoding carbon-nitrogen hydrolase family protein, translating into MSGQPIVGHAAWQEELFPRDNTRFLIAGIQMPVPVRGQNVSAMTVQLEKTVAIYPGVDMVVFSELAPHGPLHACAAHDPSADEAVFQALAAKHRIWVIPGSYFVVRDGKTYNHSIVINPEGTIVGRYDKMFPFLPFEAGVASGTDFLVFDVPHVGRFGLSICYDIWFPETTRTLTSRGVEVLIHPVLTGTTDRSAEIAIVQATAVMFSCYVVDVNGLDAGGVGRSLVADPTGRIVHQCGQAAEIFPINIDLGLVRQVRREGANGLGQVLKSFRDKAVLLDTYQNNGASTYLDSLGPLRTMRKRYS; encoded by the coding sequence ATGTCAGGCCAACCGATCGTTGGGCACGCCGCGTGGCAAGAAGAGTTGTTCCCCCGCGACAACACGCGGTTCTTGATTGCCGGCATCCAAATGCCTGTGCCGGTGCGCGGGCAGAATGTTTCCGCGATGACCGTGCAACTCGAAAAGACCGTCGCGATCTATCCGGGTGTCGACATGGTGGTCTTCAGCGAGCTTGCGCCGCACGGCCCGCTGCACGCCTGCGCGGCCCACGATCCGAGTGCAGACGAAGCCGTGTTCCAAGCGCTCGCTGCCAAGCATCGCATCTGGGTCATTCCCGGCAGTTACTTCGTTGTGCGCGACGGTAAAACATATAACCACTCGATCGTCATCAATCCGGAAGGCACGATCGTCGGCCGCTACGACAAGATGTTCCCGTTCTTGCCGTTCGAAGCGGGCGTCGCGAGCGGCACGGATTTCCTCGTCTTCGACGTGCCGCACGTCGGCCGCTTCGGCTTGAGCATCTGCTACGACATCTGGTTTCCGGAAACGACGCGGACGCTGACCTCGCGTGGCGTCGAGGTGCTGATCCATCCGGTCCTCACCGGCACGACCGATCGCAGCGCCGAGATCGCCATCGTGCAGGCGACCGCCGTGATGTTCAGTTGCTACGTCGTCGACGTGAACGGGCTCGACGCCGGCGGCGTCGGCCGCTCGCTCGTCGCCGATCCGACCGGCCGCATCGTGCATCAATGCGGTCAAGCCGCCGAGATATTCCCGATCAACATCGACCTCGGGCTCGTCCGCCAGGTGCGCCGCGAAGGCGCCAACGGTCTCGGCCAGGTGCTCAAGTCGTTCCGTGACAAAGCTGTCCTGCTGGACACGTACCAGAACAACGGCGCGTCCACGTATCTCGACAGCCTCGGCCCGCTGCGGACTATGCGCAAGCGCTACTCGTGA